In a single window of the Acyrthosiphon pisum isolate AL4f chromosome X, pea_aphid_22Mar2018_4r6ur, whole genome shotgun sequence genome:
- the LOC107883498 gene encoding zinc finger protein 2-like, whose product MDKKLYPCDVCEKSFSQSSNLTTHQRAYTGGKPYACSVYDKSFNESGTFIKHRRTHTGKKPYECNVCEKVFSNSGNLMKHRRTHTGEKPYACDVCDKSFSENGALTKHIRTHTGEKPYACDVCDKTFSNSGNLTTHRRTHTGEKPYACDVCEKAFSVSSNLTKHRRTHTGEKPYACDICDKFFAKSGTLTSHRRTHTGEKPYACDICDKSFSESFTLTTHRRTHTGE is encoded by the coding sequence ATGGACAAGAAACTTTACCCGTGTGATGTATGTGAAAAGTCGTTCAGCCAAAGTAGCAATTTGACGACACATCAACGAGCATACACTGGTGGAAAACCATACGCATGCAGTGTATACGACAAGTCATTCAATGAAAGTGGCACATTCATAAAACATCGACGAACACACACTGGCAAAAAACCGTACGAGTGCAATGTATGCGAAAAGGTGTTCAGTAATAGTGGCAATTTGATGAAACATCGGCGCacacacactggtgaaaaaccgtacgcgtgtgatgtatgcgacaagtcgttctctGAAAATGGCGCATTAACAAAACATATTCGCACgcacactggcgaaaaaccgtatgcgtgcgatgtatgcgatAAAACGTTCAGTAATAGTGGCAATTTGACGACGCATCGACGAacacacactggtgaaaaacctTACGCATGTGATGTGTGCGAAAAGGCGTTTTCTGTAAGTAGCAATTTGACAAAACATCGACGAacacacactggtgaaaaaccgtacgcTTGCGATATATGTGACAAGTTTTTTGCTAAAAGTGGCACATTAACGAGTCATCGACGAACccacactggtgaaaaaccgtacgcatgcgatatatgcgacaagtcgttcagTGAAAGTTTCACATTGACGACACATCGACGCACACATACTGGTGAATAA